CCTCGTAATAGGGTTCGATGATCATGTGCACCTCGCCGAACTGGCCTGCGCCGCCCGACTGCTTCTTGTGGCGGTAGTCGGCCTGCGCGACCTTGGTGATGGTTTCGCGGTAGGGAATCTTCGGCGCGATGTATTCGTAGGCGAGTTTGTTCTCCTTCTCGATGCGCGAGCGCAGGATGTTCAGGTGGTGTTCGCCCTGACCCTGGATGATGGTCTGCTTCAACTCTTTGGAGTATTCGACCAGAATGGTCGGGTCTTCGAATTTGGCGTCGTTGAGCACCTTGCCCAGTTTCTCTTCGTCGGCCTGGTCCTTGCATTTGATGGCGGCGCGGTAGCGCGGTTCGGGGAAGGCGATCGGCTCGACGGTCACGGGAGCCGACGGGGCCGAAAGCGTGTCGTTCGTCCGCGTGCCCTTCAGCTTCACCGTGCAGCCGATGTCGCCGGCCATGAGTTCCGTGACCTTGATCCGGTTCTTGCCCGCCACGGCGAACAGCTGCGAGAGTTTTTCCTTGTTTCCGGTGCGGGTGTTCACCAGCTCCGCTCCCTCGGCGATCCTGCCTCGGATGACGCGGAAATAGGTGATCTCGCCGATATGCTGTTCCACCTGGCTCTTGAAGACGAATGCCACGGCGGGTGCGGTCTCGTCGGCCGTGATCTCCTCGCCTTCGGTCGAAAGGAATGCCGGGGCTTTCTGCGGACCGGGCGCCACGTTGATGATGAACTCCATCAGACGCTTGGTGCCGATGTCGCGTTTGCCCGAGGTGCAGAAGATGGGCATCACTTCGCGTTTCGAGACGCCGATCTTCAGGCCCGAGCGGATGTCGTCCTGCGTGAGCGTGCCTTTGTCGAAGTAGAGTTCCATCAGCGCCTCGTCGTGTTCGGCGGCCATCTCGACCAGCTCCTTGTTCAGCTCCTGGGCCTTTTCAAGCTCTTCGGCCGGAATTTCCAGCTCCTCGCGGTGGCCGTCGTTGTCCTTGAAGCGGTACATCTTCATCAGCAGTACGTCGATGAAGGCGTTGAACTCCGGACCCTGGTTGACGGGATACTGCACGATGACGGGTTTCACGCGCGACGAAGCCCGGATCGACTCGACCGTGGCCTCGAAGCTGGCCTTCTCGGCGTCCAGCTGGTTCACCACGCCGATCACGGGTTTTTGCAGCAGCCGGGCGTAGCGGGCCTGAATCTCGCTGCCCACCTCCCAGCCGTTCTGGGCGTTGAACAGGAAGACGCCCACGTCTCCGACCTTGAAGGCCGAGAAGAGGCTTCCGCAGAAGTCGTCCGAGCCGGGGCAGTCGATGATGTTCAACTTGCGGTCCATGAATTCGGTGAAGAGGATCGTCGAATAGATCGAGCGTTTGTATTCGTGCTCGATATCCGTGTTGTCCGAGAGCGTGTTGTTCGCCTCGATACTACCCCTGCGGTCGATGACCTTACCCTCGAAGGCCATCGCTTCGGCAAGGGTAGTTTTACCCGTGCCGGGCGCGCCGATGAGTACGATGTTCTTGATCTCTTTAGCTGAATAATTTTTCATATTCTCGTATGGTTTTAAGGTTTTTCGGTTAGCCGACTATAAATATACAAATTATTCGTGAAAAACAACTTCGGGAATGAAAAAATCGCCCCATGAGGGCGATTTTTCGGTCTGTCGGAACCGCGGATTCACTTTGCGGCCGCGGGACAGTAGTGCGCCAGCGCGGGCAGAACGATCCGCTCCATGACGTCGTATCCTTCGGGCGTGGGATGCACGCCGTCTTTGGTGTACTCGCTGCGCATCGAGCCGTCTCCGGCGTCCATCGCCGTGTAATAGTCGACCCAGATCAGCCCGCGGTCGGAGGCGTACCGGTGCAGCCGTGCGTTCAGGTCCCGGATTTTTTCGGGAACCGACTCGATCTCGGTCCTCCAGGGGTATTTTCCGGCCGGGAGCACGGAGCAGATGATCGGCCGGATGCCTGCGGCCATTGCCAGCTCGGCCATCGAGATGATGTTTTCGACGATGTGCTGGGTGGCGATCGGCCCGTTGTTTTGCGCCAGGTCGTTCGTCCCGGCGAGGATCACCACCGCCTGCGGATGGAGGTTGATCACGTCGGCCCGGAAGCGGCAGAGCATCTGGCCGGTGACCTGCCCGCCGATTCCGCGGCAGGCGAAATTGTTCGCCGTGAAGAATTCGGGATGGGCGTTGTCCCATCCGTCGGTGATCGAGTTGCCCATGAACACCACCGCGGGCGGGGTCGTGAGCTGCGCATTGGCTTCGGCATAGCGGCCGTAGTTGGCCCAGTCGCGCTGTTGGGCCGTCAGCAGGGCCGGAAGTGCGAGCGCGATCAGCAGAATCAGTTTTTTCATGGAGGTCGTTACTTTTTTTGAGCTTGGGTGATGTTGCGTGCGTTGCGTTCGTCGTCGCTGCGGCGGCGTTTGCCTCCGAAACGGCCGAAGAGCCATCCCGCCGCGAAGGCGGCCAGCAGGAGAATGATGTCCACGAAGACGCTCGCCAGCCACCGTTGGATGGCCGGAGCGAAATTCCAGAGCAGCAGGAAGACGATCAGGATGCCCAGCAGGCCCAGGCCGATTGTCCATTTTTTGTCCATAGTCGTATTATTGAGATTATTCTTTTTCCGCTCCGGCTAAAAGCCGGGTTTTAAAGAGGACCGAAGCGCAGTACAGGCTCCGATATGCAATTCCTGCCGTCGCCCCTAAAAAAGGCTTTTTAAGCCTTCCAGTTCTTCGACTGTGACGGGGATTTTCCGGTCGCCGATGATGCGGCTGCCCGACTCCGTCACGAGGATGTCGTCCTCGATGCGGATGCCGCCGAAATCGCGGTAGGCCTCCAGCGCGTCGTAGTCGACGATGCCCTTGTATTTCCCTTCGGCGCGGCACTTGTCGATCAGCGCGGGGATGAAGTAGAGACCCGGTTCGTCGGTCATCACGGTCCCCGGTTCGATCCGCCACGCCGCGCGGTAGACGCAGGTTCCCGACTCGGCGGCCCGTTCGGCGATCGAACCGTAGTCGAACGACCTCTCGCCCATCGCCTCGCAGTCGTGCACGTCCATGCCCAGTCCGTGGCCCAGTCCGTGGGGCATGAACATCGTCATGGCTCCTGCGGCCACGGCGTCGGCGGCCGGGCCTTTCAGCAGGCCCAGTCCGACAAGCCCTTCGGCGAGGGTCATGTAGGCGGCGTTGTGCACCTCGGTGTACATCATGTGGGGCTTCACGATGCGCGCCACGTGGTCGTGCGCCGCCAGTACGATGTTGTAAATGTCTTTTTGCTTTTGAGTGAAGCGTCCGCTCACGGGATAGGTGCGCGTGTGGTCCGAGCAGTAGCCTTCGACGGTTTCGCCGCCGGCGTCGCACAGCAGCAGCCGGCCCTCCTCCAGCACGCCGTCGGCGTTGAGGTTGTGGAGCGTCTCGCCGTGCTGCGACACGATCGACGGGAACGACACGCCCTGTCCCTGCGATTTGGCGACGCCTTCGATGGCTCCCGCGATCTGGCGTTCGACGACGCCCGGGCGGCACATCCGCATGGCCGTCGTGTGCATCTCGTAGCCGATCCGGAAGGCGCGTTCCATCTCCTCGACCTCTTCGGCGCTCTTCTTCTCGCGCATCTCCGCCACGGCGAACATCAGGTCCACCGACTTGTAGTCGTGCAGCAGCGCGGGTTTGATGCCCAGCAGCGCCGACAGCTGGAGCTTGGTCTCCCCGCGGTAGGGCGGCAGGTAGTGGACCCTGCGGCCCAGGGAGATCGCCCTGCGCAGCCGTTTTTCAAGCTCCGCCATCGGGAACGTCGCCGTGACGCCCGCTCCGGCGCCCATTTCGCGCAGCGTGGGCTGCGGTCCGGTCCAGATGATGTCCTCGACGGTGAAATCGTCGCCGTACAGCGCCTCTTCGCCCGTGTCGGCGTCGATCACGCCGACGACCGACGGCACGTTCAGCCCGAAATAGTAGCGGAACGAGGAGTCCTGCCGGAAGTAGTAGGCGTTGTTGGGATAATTGTTCGGCGAGAGCGAATTGCCCGGGAGCAGGATGATGCCGCTTCCGATCTTCGTGCGCAGCTCGTGGCGGCGCGCGGTATAGGTTTTTGCTGAAAACATAGTGTTGCTGTTTTCAGCAAATATACGAAAAACTAATTTTTAATTCTTCATTTTTCATTTTTAATTCTCTTCAGCCCTTCGGGCAGGGGCAGGCGGATGCGCGCGAGGCTGACGGCGGCCCCCGCGACGGCGAATCCGCCCGCCAGCAGCAGGGCCGTGTGGGTGCTGTTTTCGGGCACGACGTGGAACAGCAGGGCCATCAGCGCGGCGCCGGTCGTTTGTCCCGCGAGGCGTGCGGTGGCCAGCATGCCGCTCGCCGAACCGCTTCGTTCGGGCGGGGCCGAGGCGATCAGGATGCTGTTGTTGGGCGATTGGAACAGTCCGAATCCCGCGCCGCAGAGCACCAGCCGCCAGATGATGTCGAAATCGGTCGGATGCTCCGGCAGGAAGGCCAGCAGGAACAGTCCCGCGGCCATCATCGTAAGCCCCGTGCCGCCCAGCAGCCCGGCGTGAATGCGCTCGACGAGCAGCCCGGCCGCCGGGGCCACGACCATGATCACGGCGGGCCAGGCCGTCAGCAGCAGTCCCGTCTCGACGTCGTTGTAGCCGCAGGCCTGTTGCAGGTAGAAGGGCAGCGCCACCATGGCGAGCATCTGCCCGAGGAACGAGCAGACCGACGTTGCGACCGAGACCGAGAAGATCGGGATGCGCAGCAGGTCGAACGGCAGGATCGGATACGGTTCGCGCAGCTGGCCGCGGATGAAGAAGAAGCCGACGACGATGAGCGCCGCGACGCCCAGCGAGAGCACGCGCGGGTCCAGCCCGTGGGAGAAACCCTCGACCGAGGCCATCATCAGTCCGAACGTCAGGGCGTTCATCACTGCGTCGCGCCAGTCGAAGCGGTGTTCGCGCACCCGTACGGGATTCTCCGGCAGGAACCGGCGGCTGAGCGCCAGGGCGGCCAGCCCTATCGGGACGTTCACGGCGAACAGCCACGGCCAGTCGGCCGCGGAGAGGATGCCCGCCGCCAGCGTCGGCCCGGCCACCGACGAGGTGGCGACCACCGTGGCGTTGACGCCCATGCCGCGTCCCAGCCGGGCCTTGGGGTAGATGAAGCGGATCAGCGAGGTGTTGACCGAGGTGATGGCCGCGGCTCCGAACCCCTGCATGACGCGCGCCAGCACGAGGGCCTGGAGCGACCCGGAGAGCGAACAGCCCACCGACGCCACCGTGAAGAGCATCAGCCCGCCGATGTAGACCTTGCGGTAACCCACCACGTCGCCCAGCGCCGAGAGGGAGAGCAGCGAGACCATGATGGCCAGCTGGTAGGCGTTGACGATCCAGATCGAATCGGCCGCCGAGATGCCCAGCTGCTGCCCGATGGTGGGCAGGGCGACGTTGGCGACGGTCCCGTCGATCACCGAGAGCGATACGCCGAAGGCCACGGCCAGAATGGCTCCGAGCCGTTGGGGCATGGGCAGTCCGTCCGCAGGACGCTGGGGTATGTGGGGCGCGGCGTGCATTGCGACAGCAAAAGTAGGGATTTTTCCGGGCTTTTCCGGCAAAAGGCCCGGAAATTCCGGGCCTTCGTCGCACAACTGTCATATGGGCTTTTCCGTCGCGGCGGCCGGTAAGAGAGCCGTCTTCCGGGTCGGCCCGGGTTTGAACTTTTTATTTTGAATGGTTGTGGTTCACAGATTCTGTTTCCGCTGCCTTTACCGGCGGCAGCTTTCGGGGACGATGTCGCCCTCGGGCCGGACGCCCTTGAGGTGCTTGCCGAAGAACTTCTCCATGGCGCGGTAGAAGTCGAAGCGGTTCTCCTCGTTGTGGAATCCGTGGCCTTCGTTGTCCTTGACCATGTAGTCCACCTCCACGCCGCGTGCGCGCAGCGCCTCGACCATCTGGTTGCTCTCGTTGATGTTCACGCGGGGGTCGTTGGCGCCCTGAACCACCAGCAGCGGGGTCTTGATCCGCCCGGCGTTGAGCGCCGGGGAGTTTTCGCGCAGCATTTCCTGCTGCGTTTCGGGATTGCCGACCATTTCGTACATCTGGTCGAGCAGCGGCTTCCAGTAGGGAGGAATGGTGTTCAGGAACGAGAAGAGGTTCGAGACGCCTACATAGTCGATGGCGCAGGCGTAGAGGTCGGGGTCTTTGACGATGCCTTGCAGCGTGGCGTAACCGCCGTACGAGCCGCCGTAGATGGCGATCCGGGCGGGATCGGCGATGCCTTTCCCGATCAGCCAGTTCACGCCGTCGGTGATGTCGTCCTGCATCTCCTGCCCCCACTTGCCGAAGGCGATCTCCGTGAAGCGGCGGCCGAAGCCCGTCGAGCCGCGGAAGTTCATCTGCAATACGGCGTAGCCGCGGTTGGCCAGGAACTGCGCCTCGGGGTTGAAGCCCCACGAGTCGCGCGCCCACGGACCTCCGTGGGGATTCACCACCACGGGCAGGTTTTTGGCGTTGCGCAGGGTCTTGCCCACGGGCAGCGTGAGGTAACCCTCGATGCGCTCGCCGTCGCGCGCGGTGTATTCGATGGGGAGCATTTCGGCCATCTCCTCCTGTTTGATCCACGGACGCAGGTCGGCCAGTTTGGTCATCGTGTCGGTGGCGACATCGTAGATGTAGTAGGCGCCCGCCGTGCGGTCGCTGCCGGCGTAGACGATGTATTTGTCCTCGGCCTTGTCCGAACCGACGATGCCCAGTTCGTAGCCGCGCAGGTGGCGCTCCATGCGGCCGAACAGCTCGCCGGCCTCACGGTCGAAGAAGTGGCGCGTCGTCCCCTTGTGTCCTTCGTACGATACGCCGAGCAGTTTTTTCTCCTTTTCGCTGTACCAGACGCCCGCCAGGTCGTAGGTGTCGTTCGTATAGAGCACCTCTTTCTCCTCGCACGTCGCGGGGTCCATCAGCACGAGGGCGTCCTTGTCGCGTCCGAGGTTGGTGATGGCGTATACCATCCTGTTGTCGGGGGTGAACGTCGCGAAGCTGACCCCCTCCTTGAAATTGGTCGTCAGCACGGGGCGGAACTCTTCGGCCTCGCTCTCGCGGTAGCGGATCTGGGTGTTGACGCCGTCGACGACGGCGTAGGCCACGCGCAGCTTGCCGTCGTGGTCGGTCTGCCAGCCCTGCACGTCGCCGGGATTCTCGCAGAGCAGGGTTTTCTCCCCGGTGTTGAGGTTCAAACGATAGGGGTCGAATATCTGCGGGTTGCGCTCGTTCGTGCCGATGATCATCAGCGAGTCGATCTCCTCCAGCGGGTCGATGATCGTGGTCCGCACGCCCGGGACGGCGGTGTAGGCCTTCGGGTCCGTGCCGTCGATGTTGACGCCGTAGAGCTGGAAATTCTCGTCGCCGCCCGTGTCCTTGAGGTAGAGGATGCGGCTGTCGTTGGCCCAGAAGTATCCGGCCAGGTCGCGTTCTCTCTCCGAGGTGATGCGCACGGCCTCGTCCGACCCGACCTGCTGTACGAAGATGTTGCGGCGGCTCTCCCAGGGGGCCATGTAGGAGAAGTATTTTCCGTCGGGCGAAATCTGGTAGTCCGACTTTTCCGAGTTGCGGAAGAAGGTCTCCATCGGCAGCTCGGGGGCTGTTTTCGGGGTGCAGGCGACGGCCGTGGCGGCCATTGCGGCGATGATCAGGAGTTTTTTCATGGGATTTATTCGTTTGAGTTCTCTTCTTGTTTTCCGGTTTTGCGCCAGATGTTCGTCAGGCAGAGGAGCAGGACGATCGCGATCGGCAGGTTGAACCCGTGCGGCGACTGGGGGAACATCAGATGTGTGGCGACCTTCACGGCGAAAGCCGCGACGACGAGAAAAACGGTCAGAATGCGGATGACTTTTTCGATTTCCATGGGATGTCTTTTTTGTTTTCGACACTGCAAACATACGAAACAATTTTTGAAAAACAAATAATATTTATTGAAATTCGATAAATAATTTTCGATAGTTGGCCGTTTTCGGTTTTCGTGTCACGAAAAAAGGCGCACCTTTCGGATGCGCCTTCCCGTCATTGGGGGGGGACGGTCAGATCTTGAGGTATATCTTTTTCCGGTCGAGGAACCACAGCAGCAGCCAGCAGACGGCGACGTACCCCGCCGAGAGAACCACGGCGGCCGCCTCGGGCGAGAGTTTCGAAGCCAGCCCGCCGAAGAAGAACTCCGAGGTGTAGCTCACGCGGACGATCCGCTGGACCATGTAAATCGTGATCGAATTGACGCCGATGACCTTGAAGAAATAGGTCCACCGCCGCCATTGGCACACATCTATTATATAATAGAACAGCGCGAACATGCCCAGCGAGTAGGCTCCGGCGGCGAATACGAAGGCCGGAGTCCAGAGCTTCTTGTTGATCGGCTGTAACGGGTCGAGGCAGAGCGCCAGCGCCAGCAGCGCGACCGCCCCGGCGGCCATCCAGAGCGTCTTGCGGCTGCCGGAGGTCCGCTCTTCGGAGCGGCGGACGAACTCGCCCGTGAACATGCCCAGCATGGCCGTCACGATGGCCGGGAGGGTGCTCAACAGCCCTTCGGGGTCGAATCCCCTGCCGCCCAGCAGGTGCGAGGGCATGACGATTCGGTCGACGTAGCCCACGATATTGCCTTCGAGGGTCAGCGGCCCGGCCCCTCCGGCGTCGGGCGCGGCGACGAATTGCAGCAGCAGTCCGTAGCCGAGGAGGATCGCGGCGGCGATGACGGCGCGCGTGCGCACGTTGAAATTGACGAACAGCAGCGCCGCGAACATCCACGCCAGACCGATCCGGCCCAGCACGCTCGGCAGGCGCAGCGTGGCGAAGTCGAGCTTGAACAGTCCGCTGTAAACGAATCCCAGCGCCACGAGGGTCAGGCCGCGGCGGATGACTTTCAGGTAGATGCTTCGTTCGCTCATCCCTTTTTCGCGCTGTTTGGCGAGCGAGAAGGGGAACGAGATGCCCGCGATGAAGAGGAACAGCGGGAAGATGGTGTCGTGGTGGAAGAATCCGTTCCAGTCGGCGTGACCCATCTGGGCGGTCATCCAGTCGGAAAATTCTCCGGGACAGAGCTTGCACAGGGCTGTTACCAGTCCTGCGAATCCCATGATGAAGAGCATGTCGAAGCCCCGCAGGGCGTCGAGCGAAAGAAGCCGCTGCGAAGCGGCCGGTTGGGTCGGTTGAGGTTTCATCGGTATCGGGTTTCAGGTTGTTTCGGCGGGGACGAATTTGTAGAGCTGGTCGCCGCGGCGGACGACGCCGGGCGTGCGGATGGCGCAGAGTTCCCCCTGGGCGACCGACTCTGCCGGCTGTCCGTCGGGTCCGTGCAGTTCGGTGAGCGTCTGTTCGGCGACGCCCGTGGTCGCGCCGAGAAAGAAGATCGGTTCCCCGACAGCGAGCGGAGCCGCTTCGACCGACACCTCGGCTACCGAGAGCTTTCGGTAAAAGTTCGTCACCTTTCCCACATACACTTTGCGTTGGGTGGCCGACGATCCGTAGGCGGGGCTGTGCTCCACGACGGGGCGTCCGGCGTAGTAGCCTTCCCAGAAACCGCGGTTGAAAACCGTGCGGAGCCGCTCTTTCAGCTCCGCAGTTAAAGCGGGAGTGTAGGTCCCGGACTCCATCGCCTTGAGCGCCTGGTCGTAACACTCCACCACGCGTTTCACGTACTCCGCGCCGCGGGCGCGTCCCTCGATCTTCAGCACCCGGACCCCCGCGGCGATCATTTTGTCGAGGAAGTCGATGGTGCATAGGTCTTTGGGCGACAGGACGTAGCGTCCGTCGATGTCCAGCTGCGCGCCCGTCTCCTTGTCCGTGACGGTGTATTTGCGGCGGCACAGCTGGCGGCAGGCGCCGCGGTTGGCCGAGCAGTTGGTTTCGTAGAGCGAAAGGTAGCATTTGCCCGAGACGGACATGCACAGCGCGCCGTGGGCGAACATCTCGATCTCGACCAGTTCGCCCCGCGGGCCGCGGATGTCGTCCTCGACGATCCGGCGGCGGATCGCCGCCACCTGCTCCAGCGACAGTTCGCGCGCCAGCACCACCGTGTCGGCCCACTGGGCGTAGAAGCGCACCGCCTCGGAGTTCGAGATGTTGCTCTGGGTCGAGATGTGCACCTCCTGCCCGATCCGGCGGGCGTAAAGGATCGCCGCCATGTCCGAGGCGATCACGGCGTCGACACCCTCCTTTTTGGCGCGGTCGATCACGGCGTGCACGTCGGCGATCTCGTCTTCGTAGACGATCGTGTTGACCGTCAGGTAGGTCTTCACCCCGGCCTTGCGGGCCGAGGCGACGATCCGTCCCAGGTCGTCGAGCGTGAAGTTGGCCGCCGAGGCCGAACGCATGTTGAGTTTCCCGACGCCGAAATAGACGGCGTCGGCCCCGGCCCGGATGGCGGCCGCGAGCGATTCGTAACTCCCGACGGGAGCCATTATTTCAATGTCGGAGCGTTTCATCGTTCAGTTTTTCCGGTCCATCAGGCTCATGGCGTAGTCGCGCATGCGCTGTGTCCGCGAAGGGGCCACCGAAAGGGTGTCGAGGATCGACAGCGCACGTTCGAAACGCAGCTGGATCTGCTGCTCGGTCAGGCGCGGCACGTCCAGCCGGTCGTAGATCGACTTCACCTTGCCGATCTTCTCGGCGTCGGAGAGCGCCGGGTCGCGGTAGGCCGTGCGCAGCATCTCGCGCGTCGCCTCGTCGGCATGGCTCATCGCCGTGATCATCAGGTAGGTCTTCTTGCCTTCGAGGATGTCGCCCCCGATGGCTTTGCCCAGCCGCTGGTCGCCGTAGCTGTCCAGCAGGTCGTCCTGCAACTGGAATGCCAGCCCCAGCTCGACGGCGAAGCGCCGCAGGCGGCGGCAGTCCTCGTCCGAAGCGCCGCCCAGCATCGCGCCGATCACGACCGATCCGGCCAGCAGCACCGAGGTCTTCAGCTCGATCATGTGCATGTATTCGACCACCGAGACCTTGGGTTTCTGTTCGAAATCCATGTCGTACTGCTGTCCTTCGCACACCTCGAGCGCCATGGTGTTGAAGGTCGAGAGCACCTGCGGCAGCAGGTTGGCCGGGACGCTGCTCAACAGGCGGTAGGCGTAGATCATCATGGCGTCGCCCGAGAGGATGGCCACGTTCTGCCCCCATTTGGCATGGACCGAGGGCTTGCCCCGGCGCACGGCGGCGTTGTCCATGATGTCGTCGTGCAGCAGCGTGAAGTTGTGGAACACCTCGACGGCCGCAGCCGCGGGCAGCGCCTGTTTCACGTCGTCGGAGAAGATGCCGCAGGAGAGCGTCAGCAGCATGGGGCGGAGGCGTTTGCCGCCCCCGGCGAGCGAATAGCCGATCGGGGCGTATAGGAGTTCCGGTTCGGCCGGAAATTCGGTCTGGGCGAGGTAATTTTCGATGGCGGAGAGCATCTGCTCGTTGGTCTGCATAGTCTTGAATGGTACTTTTGGGTCGGAAACTGTCCCAAAAATAGGAAAAAACTTTGGAGTAGCCGAATTTTCGATTAACTTTGACAGGATAAAACTAACTTTTAACCTGAAACACGATATGAAAAAACTCGCGATCGGCGTGGACATCGGCGGCATCAACACCGCTTTCGGCCTCGTGGATGAAAACGGCGACCTCTATGCCGAATCGGTCATCTCGACCAAGAAGTACCCTTATGTTGACGACTATCCGGCTTATGTCGAGGACCTTTGCGACTCGATGCGCGCTCTGGCGCAGAGCCTTTCGTTCGAGTACGAACTGACGGGCATCGGCATCGGCGCGCCCAATGCCAACTACCACAAGGGCACGATCGAAACCCCTGCGAACCTTTGGAAGTTTAAGGAGGGCGACCCCAATCCCGACGAGTCGCGCCGCGTGTTCCCGCTGGCGGACGATATTTCGAAGTGTTTCGGCGGCGTGAAGACGCTCATTACCAACGACGCCAACGCGGCGACGATCGGCGAGATGATTTACGGCAACGCCAAGGGCATGCGCGATTTCATTATGATCACCCTCGGCACGGGTCTCGGTTCGGGATTCGTCGCCAACGGCGAGATGGTCTACGGCCACGACGGCTTCGCCGGCGAGTTCGGCCACGTGATCGTCGAGCGCAACGGCCGTGAGTGCGGCTGCGGGCGCAGGGGCTGTCTGGAGACCTATGTGTCGGCGACGGGCATCAAGCGCACGGCGTTCGAGCTGATGGCGAAGATGAACGCCCCCAGCAAACTGCGCAGCATCGCCTTCGACGACTTCGACGCCTCGATGATCTCGGCTGCCGCCGAGCAGGGCGATCCCATTGCGCTGGAGGCGTTCCGCTATACGGGCGAAATGCTGGGCCGCGCGCTGGCCGACGTGGTGACGGTGACCTCGCCCCAGGCCATTTTCCTCTTCGGCGGACTTTCGAAGGCCGGCAAGCTGATCTTCGAACCGACGCAGTGGTACATGGAGGAGAACATGCTCTTCGTCTTCAAGAACAAGGTGAAACTGCTTCCCAGCGGCATTCAGGGCAAGAACGCCGCCATCCTCGGCGCCTCGGCGCTGATCTGGCAGGAAGCCGCCAAATAGCCGGATACGGCTTGTGCCGCAAGGGCGAAGTTTCCGGACTTCGCCCTTTTTTGAAAACCGAAAACTTTAAATTCACAGCAATGAAACGTTTCTTTCTTCTGACCGTCGCGCTGCTGACGGTCTGGGCCGCGGCCGCACAGATGCGGTTCGTGGACGCCACCGAGTTGAACCTCATCGGCAAGGCCCTGCCGACGCCGCATCCCTACCACCGGATAGACACGGTCGCCTACAAGGGCTTCACCAAGGGCGAGAACCAGCAGGTGCGCTGCTCGGCGGGTCTCGCGCTGGTCTTCAAAACCAACTCCACGCGCATCGACCTGGAGCCGCAGTACACCTCGTTCGTCTACGCGGGGGCAAGCACCCCGCGGGTCGCTTCGGAGGGTTTCGACCTCTACATCCGCAAGGACGGCGAGTGGCTTTACGCCGCGTCGCGCGCCCCGAAGAAACGCGGCGAGGCCTACACGATGATCAGCCGTATGGACTCTTCGGAGAAGGAGTGCCTGTTGTACCTGCCCAATTACAGCGAGCTGACGTCGCTCCGCGTCGGGGTGGACGAGGGGGCGACGATCACCCCGATGGAGAATCCCTTCCGGCATAAGATCGTGATCTTCGGGTCGAGTTTCACGCACGGCGTCAGCACCAGCCGCGCGGGCATGAGCTACCCGATGCAGATCGGCCGCAACACGGGCCTCTACTTTTGCAGCATCGCGTGCAGCGGCAACTGCAAGCTGCAACCCTATTTCGCCGACTACCTCGGCGACGTAAAGGACGCCGACGCGATGGTTTTCGACGCCTTTTCGAATCCCGACGCGAAGATGATCGAAGAGCGGCTGATTCCCTTCATCGAACGCATCCGCGCGAAGCTGCCTTCGACGCCGCTGATCTTCGTGCAGACGATCTACCGCGAGAGCGGCAATTTCGACCTCCGTTCCCGCAAAATCGAAGAGGACAAGCGCGACATGGCCCGTCGGCAGATGGCCGAAGCCATGAAGCGTTTCGACAACGTCTATTTCGTCGACAAGGCGGACCTCACGGGAACGGACCACGTGACCTCGGCCGACGGCACGCACCCTTCGGATCTGGGCTACTGGCGCTGGGCGCAGAACCTCCAGCCCGAGTTGCTGAAGGTATTCAGGAAGTGCGGCATCCGCTGATACGGCGGGTTTTACCGGAAACAAGAGGAGGAGGCTCGCAACGAGCCTCCTCCTCTTGTTTTGCACGTGTCGGAATCGCT
This Alistipes shahii WAL 8301 DNA region includes the following protein-coding sequences:
- a CDS encoding elongation factor G — encoded protein: MKNYSAKEIKNIVLIGAPGTGKTTLAEAMAFEGKVIDRRGSIEANNTLSDNTDIEHEYKRSIYSTILFTEFMDRKLNIIDCPGSDDFCGSLFSAFKVGDVGVFLFNAQNGWEVGSEIQARYARLLQKPVIGVVNQLDAEKASFEATVESIRASSRVKPVIVQYPVNQGPEFNAFIDVLLMKMYRFKDNDGHREELEIPAEELEKAQELNKELVEMAAEHDEALMELYFDKGTLTQDDIRSGLKIGVSKREVMPIFCTSGKRDIGTKRLMEFIINVAPGPQKAPAFLSTEGEEITADETAPAVAFVFKSQVEQHIGEITYFRVIRGRIAEGAELVNTRTGNKEKLSQLFAVAGKNRIKVTELMAGDIGCTVKLKGTRTNDTLSAPSAPVTVEPIAFPEPRYRAAIKCKDQADEEKLGKVLNDAKFEDPTILVEYSKELKQTIIQGQGEHHLNILRSRIEKENKLAYEYIAPKIPYRETITKVAQADYRHKKQSGGAGQFGEVHMIIEPYYEGIGEPKNYKVPGKGDMVLNPKTKEEYDLPWGGKLQFYSAIVGGAIDARFMPAILKGIMEKMDEGPLTGSYARDIRVVIYDGKMHPVDSNEISFKLAARNAFKEAFRNAGPKIMEPIYSVEVLVPSEYMGAVMSDLQNRRAMIAGMESDKGFDRLNALVPLAELYRYSTTLSSLTSGSATYSMKFGSYEQVPADVQEKLLKAYTDTDDE
- a CDS encoding SGNH/GDSL hydrolase family protein → MKKLILLIALALPALLTAQQRDWANYGRYAEANAQLTTPPAVVFMGNSITDGWDNAHPEFFTANNFACRGIGGQVTGQMLCRFRADVINLHPQAVVILAGTNDLAQNNGPIATQHIVENIISMAELAMAAGIRPIICSVLPAGKYPWRTEIESVPEKIRDLNARLHRYASDRGLIWVDYYTAMDAGDGSMRSEYTKDGVHPTPEGYDVMERIVLPALAHYCPAAAK
- a CDS encoding aminopeptidase P family protein produces the protein MFSAKTYTARRHELRTKIGSGIILLPGNSLSPNNYPNNAYYFRQDSSFRYYFGLNVPSVVGVIDADTGEEALYGDDFTVEDIIWTGPQPTLREMGAGAGVTATFPMAELEKRLRRAISLGRRVHYLPPYRGETKLQLSALLGIKPALLHDYKSVDLMFAVAEMREKKSAEEVEEMERAFRIGYEMHTTAMRMCRPGVVERQIAGAIEGVAKSQGQGVSFPSIVSQHGETLHNLNADGVLEEGRLLLCDAGGETVEGYCSDHTRTYPVSGRFTQKQKDIYNIVLAAHDHVARIVKPHMMYTEVHNAAYMTLAEGLVGLGLLKGPAADAVAAGAMTMFMPHGLGHGLGMDVHDCEAMGERSFDYGSIAERAAESGTCVYRAAWRIEPGTVMTDEPGLYFIPALIDKCRAEGKYKGIVDYDALEAYRDFGGIRIEDDILVTESGSRIIGDRKIPVTVEELEGLKSLF
- a CDS encoding MFS transporter, translated to MPQRLGAILAVAFGVSLSVIDGTVANVALPTIGQQLGISAADSIWIVNAYQLAIMVSLLSLSALGDVVGYRKVYIGGLMLFTVASVGCSLSGSLQALVLARVMQGFGAAAITSVNTSLIRFIYPKARLGRGMGVNATVVATSSVAGPTLAAGILSAADWPWLFAVNVPIGLAALALSRRFLPENPVRVREHRFDWRDAVMNALTFGLMMASVEGFSHGLDPRVLSLGVAALIVVGFFFIRGQLREPYPILPFDLLRIPIFSVSVATSVCSFLGQMLAMVALPFYLQQACGYNDVETGLLLTAWPAVIMVVAPAAGLLVERIHAGLLGGTGLTMMAAGLFLLAFLPEHPTDFDIIWRLVLCGAGFGLFQSPNNSILIASAPPERSGSASGMLATARLAGQTTGAALMALLFHVVPENSTHTALLLAGGFAVAGAAVSLARIRLPLPEGLKRIKNEK